The Bos indicus x Bos taurus breed Angus x Brahman F1 hybrid chromosome 3, Bos_hybrid_MaternalHap_v2.0, whole genome shotgun sequence genome includes a window with the following:
- the EXTL2 gene encoding exostosin-like 2 yields MRCCHIFKLPGRVMGIRVLRLSLVVILVLLLVAGALTTLLPNIKEDKMLTLRREIKSQGKPTQDSFTLIMQTYNRTDLLLRLLNHYQAVPYLHKVIVIWNNVGEKGPEELWNSLGPHPVPVNFKAQTTNRMRNRLQVFPELETKAVLMVDDDLLISAQDLVFAFSVWQQFPDQIVGFVPRKHVSTSSGIYSYGGFELQTPGFGNGDHYSLVLIGASFFHSKYLELFERQPAAVHALLDETQNCDDIAMNFIIAKHTGKTSGVFVKPVNIANLEKETTGGYSGMWHRAEHFLQRSYCINKLVNIYDSMPLKYSNIMISQFGFPYANHKSKM; encoded by the exons ATGAG GTGTTGCCACATCTTCAAGCTCCCAGGAAGAGTGATGGGCATTCGTGTGCTTCGTCTCTCTTTGGTGGTCATCCTTGTGTTACTGCTGGTAGCTGGGGCTTTAACCACTTTACTCCCTAATATCAAAGAAGACAAGATGCTCACTTTGCGTAGGGAAATAAAATCTCAGGGCAAGCCCACCCAGGATTCCTTTACTCTCATAATGCAGACGTACAATAGAACAGATCTCTTATTGAGACTTTTAAATCATTATCAGGCAGTTCCATATCTGCATAAAGTGATTGTGATATGGAACAATGTTGGGGAGAAGGGACCAGAGGAGTTGTGGAACTCCCTAGGGCCTCACCCTGTCCCCGTGAACTTCAAAGCACAGACCACAAACAGAATGAGAAATCGACTCCAGGTCTTTCCTGAACTGGAAACCAAAG cgGTGTTAATGGTAGATGATGACTTGCTGATTAGCGCCCAGGACCTTGTTTTCGCTTTTTCTGTGTGGCAG caATTTCCTGATCAAATTGTAGGATTTGTTCCCAGAAAGCATGTGTCTACTTCCTCTGGTATCTACAGCTATGGAGGTTTTGAACTGCAGACACCAGGGTTTGGAAATGGTGATCATTACTCGCTGGTCCTGATTGGAGCCTCCTTCTTCCACAGCAAATACCTGGAACTCTTTGAGAGGCAGCCTGCAGCCGTCCATGCTTTGTTAGATGAGACGCAGAACTGTGATGACATTGCCATGAATTTTATCATCGCCAAGCACACTGGGAAGACTTCAGGGGTATTTGTGAAACCTGTAAACATAGccaatttagaaaaagaaactacCGGTGGCTATTCTGGAATGTGGCATCGAGCTGAGCACTTTCTGCAGAGGTCTTATTGTATAAATAAGCTTGTTAACATCTATGACAGCATGCCCTTAAAATACTCCAACATTATGATTTCTCAGTTTGGTTTTCCATATGCCAATCACAAAAGTAAAATGTGA